In Mesotoga sp. UBA6090, the following are encoded in one genomic region:
- a CDS encoding molybdopterin-dependent oxidoreductase: MKIGGLAKNPYFMNYTELQELQHVEKLVTLQCVEGWTRKMLSEGIPLIDLIEKADPDDRVTNVIFKSTDGYTTTLTLDYIGERNIILADKLNGIELPPAQGFPFIVVAKDKWGYKWARWVEEIERSDDDKYRDYWEEFGYCKDGSLDKPMFDR; this comes from the coding sequence TTGAAGATAGGCGGCCTTGCAAAAAACCCTTATTTCATGAACTACACTGAACTGCAGGAGCTTCAGCATGTCGAAAAGCTTGTAACGCTGCAATGTGTAGAGGGATGGACGAGGAAGATGCTCTCGGAAGGGATTCCGCTAATAGATTTGATCGAGAAAGCCGACCCTGATGACAGAGTGACAAATGTGATATTCAAGTCTACAGACGGCTACACAACCACTCTGACCCTAGACTACATTGGAGAAAGGAATATCATACTGGCCGACAAACTGAACGGTATCGAGCTGCCGCCAGCCCAGGGCTTTCCCTTCATTGTGGTCGCCAAAGACAAATGGGGCTACAAGTGGGCCCGTTGGGTTGAAGAAATCGAACGGTCCGACGACGACAAGTACAGAGATTACTGGGAAGAATTCGGGTACTGCAAAGACGGAAGCCTCGACAAACCGATGTTCGACAGGTAG